In one window of Miscanthus floridulus cultivar M001 chromosome 12, ASM1932011v1, whole genome shotgun sequence DNA:
- the LOC136495626 gene encoding uncharacterized protein: MGKPSQPNTSIRQLQLHPELAPPGVLKWSSPPRVGVMPNRALMEGNEMVIGNIAFTCGTSTSSSSCETNILKEEEARDQCRQNDKSTSPRSSTLYATSHVGLMAKKEKNVASESESENESDDESDDDDDVDQCFAHLSKKDKLIMLKFIEKIEEQEEFLIKNIKCLEELTKEHQKLKCAHASLVKSQPSVEHVLVETCDDSITKENEELKEEVERLRRDLIQMKGKCNAQPSQYNYEYMAKKLGKGSTDAGIKPYQESHKANNRKIKEQRRMMNKTPITCPKCNKEGHHVKDCSLKKEEKNMSKIQEKKKAHVKCSNMGYNASKCSNKVDDQATLPKKKTTISKRKCYGCYEKGHEIDSCPNKKSDGLMSSRKRLIDKEASKRQEEKTSHKNKHRLCYACQREGHKFIECPNKDNISSRPTQVQVSKKIQYE, encoded by the exons ATGGGGAAACCCTCCCAGCCAAACACCTCCATCAGACAGCTCCAACTCCACCCAGAGCTGGCTCCACCTGGAGTTCTGAAGTGGAGTAGTCCACCTAGAGTTGGAGTCATGCCAAATAGGGCCTTAATGGAAGGTAATGAAATGGTGATTGGGAATATTGcttttacatgtggtacttctacttcctctagttcttgtgagactaacattttgaaggaagaagaagctcGTGATCAGTGCAGGCAAAATGATAAATCCACCTCaccaagaagctcaactctctatGCCACTTCTCATGTGGGTCTtatggcaaagaaagagaagaatgtggcaagtgagagtgagagtgaaaatgagagtgatgatgaaagtgacgatgatgatgacgttGATCAATGCTTTGCACAtctaagcaagaaagacaagttgatcATGCTCAAGTTCATAGAGAAAATTGAAGAGCAAGAAGAGTTTCtcataaaaaatattaaatgCTTGGAGGAGTTGACCAAAGAGCATCAAAAGCTTAAGTGCGCCCATGCTAGTTTGGTTAAAAG TCAGCCTTCTGTTGAGCATGTACTTGTAGAAACTTGTGATGATTCCATTACAAAAGAAAAtgaagagctcaaggaagaagttGAGAGGCTAAGAAGGGACTTAATTCAAATGAAGGGAAAgtgcaatgctcaaccttctcaaTATAACTATGAATACATGGCAAAGAAGCTTGGGAAGGGATCAACTGATGCAGGCATCAAGCCCTATCAAGAAAGTCACAAGGCCAACAATAGAAAGATTAAGGAGCAAAGAAGAATGATGAACAAGACTCCCATCACTTGCCCCAAGTGCAATAAGGAGGGTCACCATGTGAAAGATTGCTccttgaagaaagaagagaagaacatGAGCAAgattcaagagaagaagaaggctcatgTCAAGTGCTCCAACATGGGATACAATGCCTCTAAGTGTTCAAACAAGGTTGATGACCAAGCCACActtccaaagaagaagacaacaataagcaagaggaagtgttatggttGCTATGAGAAGGGACATGAAATTGACTCATGTCCCAACAAGAAAAGCGACGGCCTTATGTCATCAAGGAAGAGGCTTATCGATAAGGAAGCAAGCAAGAGGCAAGAAGAGAAGACATCCCACAAGAACAAGCACCGCCTTTGCTATGCTTGCCAAAGAGAGGGACACAAGTTTATTGAGTGTCCTAACAAAGACAACATCTCATCAAGGCCAACCCAAGTACAAGTGAGCAAGAAAATACAATATGAGTAG